One genomic segment of Ignavibacteriota bacterium includes these proteins:
- a CDS encoding DUF1611 domain-containing protein, producing MSLLPEGNAIIYSEKVFNTPAGKTANGLVRFTERYKIISVIDSNYAGQDSGMVLNNKENNIPIFASLKDALSESANSKLKPTHFIVGTNPKDGKLDDATRDVVKSALKKGLNVDSGLNDFLSEDKELKTLATQNEVSIRDIRKPAPRSELHSFAGKIEEVDSFIIAVLGTDSTVGKRTTAWLLVHALRTAGYKAEFIGTGQTAWMQGAKYGIILDSIVNNFVNGELENVIYKAWKNEKPNFIVIEGQGGLLNPANPSGFEILTCGRPAVIVLQHSPTRKEYIGFPDYSIHPLSKQMKAIEVISGKQIAAITINHENLNGKEIDKVCGEYSKLYDIPTYDVLTHGADKLVKTILKHKK from the coding sequence ATGAGTTTATTACCAGAAGGTAATGCAATAATTTATTCCGAAAAAGTATTCAATACTCCGGCTGGCAAAACAGCTAACGGTCTTGTAAGATTTACAGAAAGATATAAAATTATTTCGGTAATTGATTCTAATTACGCTGGACAAGATTCCGGAATGGTTTTAAATAATAAAGAAAATAATATTCCAATATTTGCATCATTAAAAGATGCTCTTTCGGAATCTGCAAACTCCAAATTAAAACCTACTCATTTTATTGTTGGTACAAATCCCAAAGATGGAAAACTTGATGACGCAACAAGAGACGTTGTAAAAAGTGCGTTGAAAAAGGGATTAAATGTTGATTCCGGATTGAACGATTTTTTATCGGAAGATAAAGAATTGAAAACTTTGGCAACACAAAATGAAGTTTCAATTAGAGATATTAGAAAACCGGCTCCCAGAAGCGAACTTCACTCTTTTGCGGGAAAAATTGAAGAAGTTGACTCTTTCATAATTGCGGTTCTCGGAACGGATTCTACGGTTGGAAAAAGAACAACCGCATGGCTTTTGGTTCATGCTTTAAGAACGGCCGGATATAAAGCCGAATTTATTGGAACCGGACAAACGGCTTGGATGCAAGGCGCAAAATATGGAATTATTTTAGACTCGATTGTAAATAATTTTGTAAACGGTGAACTTGAAAATGTAATTTACAAAGCGTGGAAAAATGAAAAGCCGAACTTTATTGTTATTGAAGGTCAAGGCGGATTATTAAATCCCGCAAACCCAAGCGGATTTGAAATTTTAACTTGCGGAAGACCGGCCGTAATTGTACTTCAGCACTCGCCAACAAGAAAAGAATATATTGGATTTCCGGATTATTCAATTCATCCGCTATCAAAACAAATGAAAGCAATAGAAGTTATTTCCGGTAAACAAATTGCCGCAATTACAATTAATCATGAAAATTTGAATGGAAAGGAAATTGATAAAGTTTGCGGCGAATATTCAAAACTATATGACATTCCCACTTACGATGTTTTAACTCACGGCGCCGATAAATTAGTTAAAACAATTTTAAAGCATAAAAAATAA
- a CDS encoding glycerophosphodiester phosphodiesterase: MKPLIIAHRGESFKAPENTLASINLAWKKGADAVEIDVHLSKDNHVVVIHDSTLKRFCGINKKVKNLTLSELKNFDVGLWKSIQFENEKIPTLKEVLYTIPNNGKLIIEIKCDSKILPHLKKDLESSNVSTSQVEIISFKFRVLKKAKKIMSHYKILYLVNFDYNLYTRLLGIFHKKLISKVKKANLDGFNVCAGKILTPDFVKKIKSANLLLYVWTVDDPEYAKKLNSFGIDGITSNKASWIKSII, encoded by the coding sequence ATGAAACCTTTGATTATTGCACATCGCGGTGAATCTTTTAAAGCTCCGGAAAATACTTTAGCTTCAATTAATTTAGCTTGGAAAAAAGGCGCAGATGCCGTTGAAATTGATGTTCATTTAAGTAAAGACAATCATGTTGTTGTAATTCACGATTCAACTTTAAAAAGATTCTGCGGAATAAATAAAAAAGTTAAGAATCTTACTTTGTCTGAATTAAAAAATTTTGATGTTGGTTTGTGGAAAAGTATTCAATTTGAGAATGAGAAAATTCCAACTTTAAAAGAAGTTTTATATACAATTCCAAATAACGGAAAATTAATTATTGAAATAAAATGTGATTCGAAAATTCTTCCACATTTAAAGAAAGACCTCGAATCTTCAAATGTTTCAACTTCACAAGTAGAAATTATTTCTTTTAAATTTCGCGTTCTTAAAAAAGCTAAAAAAATAATGTCACATTATAAGATTTTGTATCTTGTTAATTTTGATTACAACTTATACACAAGATTATTGGGAATTTTTCACAAAAAGTTAATTTCGAAAGTGAAAAAGGCAAATCTGGATGGTTTTAATGTGTGTGCCGGAAAAATTTTAACTCCGGATTTTGTTAAAAAGATTAAATCAGCAAATTTACTTTTGTATGTTTGGACGGTTGATGATCCGGAATATGCAAAAAAGTTAAATTCTTTTGGAATTGATGGAATTACCTCAAACAAAGCTTCTTGGATAAAAAGTATTATTTAA
- a CDS encoding VCBS repeat-containing protein, producing the protein MKIFLTIIILFTFSINLFSQTEWNKVWTMQQMPFQPEDITSELTKVIAGFDTDGDGWGEFICGNSDLEKNHALMYEATGDNTYELVWSFEFPVAGTGWFGVAVGDVDNNGKVDIVLGWPSDVNAGDVNPPRIFTFEWSGVTGENIYGRKNTDGTFRPTHQTNFDLPDNTEWNPFSMLIADIDKDNVNELIIGIRSGGREKEVVVASVTGGTLSGFGKYVIEYNYQNLEGGSNYCTAIGDLDNDGNTEIFEMVWNMFTLRMFEVTGPNQYEHVNDLEQIYADEEIDYGALDGLKIDDINGDGKNELFIAGTEDANTVFIIQNISDISQITESDIVELTHIPTKIKPDGGLTLGQFRNMVIGDPDKDGLKSLIIAGEQNGQIFDLEYKGSGDLADENNWNLTVAYDVFEDALTEVVDTVAAKLTPRLYYGALANDMDGDGLSEYVFTNYSNDRSLWANDPYVTILESAKATGIVLENNFVPEKFELSQNYPNPFNPITTIKYSVSSASVISNEVRNLRDISSQVYQTRLAPRNDNVQITLKVYDILGKEIATLVNQKQNPGNYEVTFDASELNSGIYFYKLISGNFIETKKMILMK; encoded by the coding sequence ATGAAAATATTTTTAACAATTATAATTTTATTTACTTTTTCGATTAATCTATTTTCTCAAACAGAATGGAATAAAGTTTGGACAATGCAGCAAATGCCGTTTCAGCCGGAAGACATAACTTCGGAACTGACCAAAGTAATTGCCGGTTTTGATACAGACGGCGACGGCTGGGGAGAATTTATTTGCGGAAATTCCGATCTTGAAAAAAATCATGCATTAATGTATGAAGCCACCGGCGATAATACTTATGAGTTGGTTTGGTCTTTTGAATTTCCTGTTGCCGGAACGGGCTGGTTTGGTGTTGCCGTTGGCGATGTTGATAATAACGGAAAAGTTGATATTGTTCTCGGATGGCCCTCTGATGTTAACGCCGGCGATGTTAATCCCCCAAGAATTTTTACTTTTGAATGGAGCGGTGTGACCGGAGAAAATATTTACGGTAGAAAAAATACTGATGGGACTTTTAGACCAACTCACCAAACAAATTTTGATTTGCCGGATAACACCGAGTGGAATCCGTTTAGTATGTTAATTGCAGATATTGATAAAGATAATGTAAATGAATTGATTATCGGAATTAGATCCGGCGGAAGAGAAAAAGAAGTTGTTGTTGCTTCGGTTACGGGCGGAACACTTTCCGGTTTTGGTAAATATGTAATTGAATATAATTATCAAAATTTAGAAGGCGGTTCAAATTACTGCACGGCAATTGGTGATTTAGATAACGACGGCAATACGGAAATTTTTGAAATGGTTTGGAATATGTTCACTTTAAGAATGTTTGAAGTTACCGGCCCGAACCAATATGAACATGTAAACGATTTGGAACAAATTTATGCAGATGAAGAAATTGATTACGGTGCTTTGGATGGATTAAAAATTGATGATATAAACGGTGATGGAAAAAATGAATTATTTATTGCCGGAACAGAAGATGCAAATACTGTATTTATAATTCAAAATATTTCAGACATATCTCAAATTACGGAAAGTGATATAGTTGAATTAACTCACATCCCGACAAAAATAAAACCGGATGGAGGTTTAACGTTGGGACAATTTAGAAATATGGTAATTGGAGATCCAGATAAAGACGGTTTGAAAAGTCTAATAATTGCCGGCGAGCAAAACGGACAAATTTTTGATTTGGAATATAAAGGAAGCGGAGATTTGGCTGATGAAAACAATTGGAATTTAACAGTTGCTTATGATGTTTTTGAAGACGCGCTTACAGAAGTTGTTGATACGGTTGCCGCAAAATTAACTCCCCGACTTTATTACGGCGCACTTGCAAACGATATGGATGGAGACGGATTGAGTGAATACGTTTTTACAAATTATTCAAATGATAGAAGTCTTTGGGCTAATGATCCTTATGTAACAATTCTTGAATCAGCAAAAGCAACGGGAATAGTTTTGGAAAATAATTTTGTTCCGGAGAAATTTGAATTAAGTCAGAATTATCCCAATCCGTTTAATCCAATAACAACTATAAAATATTCTGTTTCATCTGCTTCTGTCATTTCGAACGAAGTGAGAAATCTCAGAGATATCTCGTCGCAAGTTTACCAGACGCGGCTGGCTCCTCGAAATGACAATGTGCAAATAACTTTAAAGGTTTATGATATTTTGGGAAAAGAAATTGCAACATTAGTAAATCAAAAACAAAATCCGGGAAATTATGAAGTAACATTTGATGCAAGCGAATTAAACAGCGGAATATATTTTTATAAATTAATTTCCGGAAATTTTATTGAAACGAAAAAAATGATTTTAATGAAATAA
- a CDS encoding SIR2 family protein encodes MKDCEQKYLNYLPQRDVIFVLGAGASQPDGVPLQKDILPMILSEKQKEIQDSKIGSSVIEFINDNFKYDHKTKQYPQLEAVFGFLDYFIQQNESLNAKYTHNKIVELKEYLIKLIHYIVNLRTHKQSKYYNLFWEAVDKFNKNISIITLNYDTLLEQSFDFLFKKSGYIDYCLHLMNYDKLAELKNFNFWINPREPVLANENENPFAIKILKLHGSLNWKYCNCCNQTLLTPWDRTIDLQGGKFLGFKYPDNEKYEYLCPLDSTEFQTLIMPPSYLKSLNQPVISQLFSEASREIRDAKKIIFVGYSLSDADIHIKALFKKQLRKTTEVIVVNSKKAAVLENKYSAIAEKIRFVNLAFEDFVSEENLLKEIIS; translated from the coding sequence ATGAAAGACTGCGAACAAAAATATCTAAATTATTTACCGCAAAGAGACGTAATTTTTGTATTGGGAGCCGGAGCTTCTCAGCCGGACGGAGTTCCGTTACAGAAAGATATTCTTCCAATGATACTTTCCGAAAAACAAAAAGAAATTCAAGATTCTAAAATCGGAAGTTCTGTTATAGAATTTATAAATGATAATTTTAAGTATGATCATAAAACCAAGCAGTATCCGCAGCTCGAAGCTGTGTTTGGATTTCTAGATTATTTCATTCAGCAAAATGAAAGTCTGAATGCAAAATACACACACAATAAAATTGTTGAATTAAAAGAATATCTCATCAAGCTCATTCATTACATTGTAAATTTACGAACGCACAAACAAAGTAAATATTATAATTTATTTTGGGAAGCTGTTGATAAATTCAACAAAAATATTTCCATCATAACATTAAATTATGATACGCTTCTTGAGCAATCTTTCGATTTTCTCTTCAAAAAATCCGGCTATATTGATTATTGTCTCCATTTAATGAATTATGATAAATTAGCCGAATTAAAGAATTTTAATTTTTGGATAAATCCTCGCGAACCGGTTTTAGCTAATGAAAATGAAAATCCGTTTGCAATAAAAATTTTAAAACTTCACGGAAGTTTAAATTGGAAATACTGCAATTGCTGTAATCAAACTTTACTTACTCCTTGGGATAGAACAATTGATTTGCAAGGCGGAAAATTTTTGGGATTCAAATATCCCGATAACGAAAAATATGAGTATTTATGTCCGCTTGATTCTACAGAATTTCAAACATTAATAATGCCGCCCTCGTATCTTAAATCATTAAATCAGCCGGTAATTTCACAGCTTTTCAGCGAAGCTTCGCGTGAAATAAGAGATGCAAAAAAAATAATTTTTGTCGGATATTCTTTATCGGATGCGGATATTCACATAAAAGCACTTTTCAAAAAACAATTAAGAAAAACCACGGAAGTTATTGTTGTAAATAGTAAAAAAGCCGCAGTTTTAGAGAACAAATATTCGGCAATTGCAGAGAAAATTAGATTTGTAAATCTTGCCTTTGAAGATTTTGTTTCCGAAGAAAATTTACTTAAAGAGATAATATCCTAA
- a CDS encoding PadR family transcriptional regulator — MLSKISTLILGVLYEKERNPYEITKMLNNLNLRKWFNIADSTVYATINTLKRQGLIKGETHREGSFPEKTIYAITAEGEFELHNTISNYLEENDPDGSKFDIALVLLHHLSKDEILQKLKIKLENLEISTYEIKTQIIHLERERSVAFTGLLLLKHRLYMAETEIRTIKEIIREFNIKEEIKGASVFDVSLV, encoded by the coding sequence ATGTTATCAAAAATTTCCACATTAATTTTAGGAGTTCTTTACGAAAAGGAAAGAAATCCCTACGAAATTACAAAAATGTTGAACAATCTTAATTTAAGAAAATGGTTTAACATTGCAGATTCTACAGTTTACGCAACAATAAACACATTAAAAAGACAAGGTCTTATTAAAGGCGAAACACACCGCGAGGGAAGTTTTCCCGAAAAAACTATTTATGCTATTACTGCAGAAGGCGAGTTTGAACTTCACAATACAATTTCAAATTATTTGGAAGAAAATGATCCGGACGGATCAAAATTTGATATTGCGCTGGTTTTACTACATCACTTAAGTAAAGATGAAATTCTTCAAAAATTGAAAATTAAATTGGAAAATTTGGAGATTTCTACTTACGAAATTAAAACTCAAATTATTCATTTGGAAAGAGAAAGATCGGTTGCGTTTACCGGTTTACTTTTGCTTAAACACAGATTATATATGGCCGAAACTGAAATCAGAACAATTAAAGAAATTATCCGTGAATTTAATATTAAAGAAGAAATTAAAGGCGCGTCGGTTTTTGATGTAAGCTTGGTATAA
- a CDS encoding DUF4395 domain-containing protein: MSKIIQFGEDVKGYNIRVLNEREIRAAAGMLFVLMFIAILKVIFTADFTLLKYAIVIFLTDMLIRVFINPKYSPTLIIARWVVNNQTPEYVGAVQKKFAWYIGIALGIIMLALQVIVNSYSPITGMICLICLIFLFFESAFGICLGCKVYPIFFKDKVQYCPGEVCEIKDRHEIQKTNFVHFAILLGFVAFIIITVFLFDENFSKKPYDLFGIDNRTEVVKN, translated from the coding sequence ATGAGCAAAATTATTCAATTTGGTGAAGATGTAAAAGGTTACAATATCCGCGTTTTAAATGAGAGAGAAATTAGAGCTGCGGCTGGAATGCTTTTCGTACTAATGTTTATTGCAATTTTAAAAGTAATTTTTACGGCTGATTTTACATTGCTAAAATATGCAATTGTAATTTTCCTTACTGATATGCTAATTCGCGTTTTTATAAATCCCAAATATTCACCAACATTAATTATTGCAAGATGGGTTGTAAATAATCAAACTCCGGAATACGTTGGTGCGGTTCAGAAAAAATTTGCTTGGTATATTGGAATTGCTCTCGGAATTATAATGTTAGCTTTGCAAGTTATAGTAAACTCATATAGTCCAATTACCGGAATGATTTGCCTTATTTGTTTAATTTTTCTTTTTTTCGAATCTGCGTTTGGAATTTGTTTAGGATGTAAAGTGTACCCAATATTTTTTAAAGATAAAGTTCAATATTGCCCCGGAGAAGTTTGCGAAATTAAAGATCGTCATGAAATTCAAAAAACAAATTTTGTGCATTTTGCAATTTTATTGGGATTTGTAGCATTTATCATAATTACAGTTTTTCTGTTCGATGAAAATTTCAGCAAAAAACCGTATGATTTATTTGGAATTGATAACAGAACGGAAGTTGTAAAAAATTAA
- the fbaA gene encoding class II fructose-bisphosphate aldolase, producing the protein MPVVDYKKYCQMLDNAKKNKFAYPAINVVSESSANAVLQALAETKSDGIIQVSTGGGEFASGLAIKNAALGAISIAQHVHFIAEQYDINVALHTDHCQAKKVDSFLKPLIEESRKRVAKGEKPLFNSHMFDGSELPLKENMDIAVDLLKQCQELGIILEVEAGVVGGEEDGVNNEGAPAEKLYTTPADMLYVYERLSQVKDARYMFAATFGNVHGVYKPGNVKLKPIILKQGQDAVVAKYGEAASFDLVFHGGSGSSLEEIRETLEYGVVKMNVDTDTQFAFTRPIADHMLKNYDGVLKVDGEVGNKKHYDPRSYMKKAEESMKNRVVVAVKDLRAEGTTLGK; encoded by the coding sequence ATGCCAGTTGTTGATTATAAGAAATATTGCCAAATGCTTGATAACGCTAAGAAAAATAAATTTGCATATCCGGCTATTAATGTTGTTTCCGAATCTTCCGCAAACGCAGTTTTACAAGCTTTGGCTGAAACAAAATCTGATGGAATTATTCAAGTGAGCACGGGCGGCGGCGAGTTTGCTTCGGGTTTAGCCATTAAAAATGCGGCTTTAGGAGCAATTTCAATTGCGCAGCACGTTCATTTTATTGCCGAACAATATGATATAAATGTTGCTCTTCATACCGATCATTGCCAAGCTAAAAAGGTTGATTCATTTTTAAAACCGTTAATTGAAGAATCAAGAAAAAGAGTTGCAAAAGGAGAAAAACCTTTATTCAATTCACATATGTTTGATGGTTCAGAACTTCCGCTAAAAGAAAATATGGATATTGCTGTAGATTTACTAAAACAATGCCAAGAATTAGGAATTATTTTAGAAGTTGAAGCTGGCGTTGTTGGCGGTGAAGAAGACGGTGTTAATAACGAAGGCGCTCCGGCAGAAAAACTTTATACAACTCCGGCAGATATGTTATACGTTTACGAGAGATTATCCCAAGTAAAAGATGCGCGTTATATGTTTGCCGCAACTTTTGGAAATGTTCACGGTGTTTATAAACCCGGCAACGTAAAATTAAAACCAATTATTTTGAAACAAGGTCAAGATGCAGTTGTTGCAAAATATGGCGAAGCTGCTTCATTTGATTTGGTTTTCCATGGCGGAAGCGGTTCAAGTTTGGAAGAAATTAGAGAAACTCTTGAATACGGCGTTGTAAAAATGAATGTTGATACAGATACACAATTTGCTTTTACTCGACCAATTGCTGATCATATGTTGAAAAATTATGACGGTGTTTTAAAAGTTGATGGCGAAGTTGGCAACAAAAAACATTATGATCCAAGAAGTTATATGAAGAAAGCCGAAGAATCGATGAAAAATAGAGTTGTGGTTGCCGTCAAAGATTTGCGTGCGGAAGGAACAACTTTAGGAAAATAA
- a CDS encoding SDR family oxidoreductase yields MSEWNLQGKKALITGGTKGIGLAIAEEFLKLGADIFIVARTKNLLKEKLSQWSKHGYVVLSSSKDLSAAEERIELVNEVKNHWENLDFLINNVGTNIRKKTIDFTIEEYEKVINTNLISTFELSRLFYPMLKKSENSSVVNITSVAGLTHLRTGSPYAMTKAAMVQLTKNLAVEWAEENIRVNAIAPWYIDTPLVENLMKDEEYLKAVIERTPMKRIGKPEEVASLAAFLCMDKASYITGQTIAVDGGFTIYGF; encoded by the coding sequence ATGAGCGAATGGAACTTACAAGGTAAAAAAGCCTTAATTACCGGCGGAACAAAAGGAATTGGTTTGGCAATTGCCGAAGAATTTTTAAAACTTGGTGCAGATATTTTTATTGTAGCACGCACAAAAAATTTGCTTAAAGAAAAATTATCTCAATGGAGCAAACACGGTTACGTAGTTTTAAGTTCATCAAAAGATTTAAGTGCGGCGGAAGAAAGAATTGAATTAGTAAATGAAGTTAAAAATCATTGGGAAAATTTAGATTTTTTAATCAACAATGTTGGAACAAACATTCGCAAAAAAACTATTGATTTTACAATTGAAGAATATGAAAAAGTAATTAACACAAATTTAATTTCCACTTTTGAATTATCGAGATTATTCTATCCAATGTTGAAAAAGTCGGAGAATTCAAGCGTTGTAAACATTACATCGGTTGCGGGATTAACCCATCTGCGAACCGGCTCACCGTATGCAATGACAAAAGCCGCAATGGTTCAATTAACAAAAAATTTAGCTGTTGAATGGGCAGAAGAAAACATTCGCGTAAACGCAATTGCGCCTTGGTATATTGATACTCCGCTTGTTGAAAATTTAATGAAAGATGAAGAATATTTGAAAGCTGTAATTGAAAGAACTCCGATGAAAAGAATTGGTAAACCGGAAGAAGTTGCATCGCTTGCGGCATTCTTGTGTATGGATAAAGCTTCTTATATAACGGGACAAACAATTGCTGTGGATGGCGGTTTTACAATTTATGGATTTTGA
- a CDS encoding HAD family hydrolase, whose protein sequence is MIECVVFDLDGTLVNSHENIYKAAVKTLEKLNLQTNVDREIFYNLLGHHFKDIFEGCNIHVPEIEHFINEYKKVYFDFIDDSHLYNNVEFLLQNLKSQNIKTGLLTTKAQDQAENISIHFDLTKYLDVIEGRKIGIPIKPAPHQLIKICNKLNVNPENTLMIGDTELDILCGKNAGAKTAVVAYGYRKLEELKTYNPDYFINDLIEVIDLI, encoded by the coding sequence ATGATAGAATGTGTTGTATTTGATTTAGACGGAACTCTTGTAAATTCACATGAAAATATTTACAAAGCTGCCGTAAAAACTTTGGAAAAATTAAATTTACAAACCAATGTTGATAGAGAAATATTTTACAATTTATTGGGACATCATTTTAAAGATATTTTTGAAGGATGCAATATTCATGTTCCCGAAATTGAGCATTTTATTAACGAATATAAAAAAGTTTACTTTGATTTTATTGATGATTCGCACCTTTATAATAACGTTGAATTTTTACTCCAAAATTTAAAATCACAAAATATTAAAACCGGATTGCTAACAACAAAAGCTCAAGATCAAGCAGAAAATATTTCTATTCATTTTGATTTAACAAAATATTTAGATGTAATTGAGGGACGAAAAATTGGAATTCCAATTAAACCGGCGCCGCACCAGCTCATTAAAATTTGTAATAAATTAAATGTTAATCCGGAAAATACTTTAATGATTGGAGATACGGAATTAGATATTCTTTGCGGAAAAAATGCCGGGGCAAAAACCGCAGTTGTTGCTTACGGTTATAGAAAATTAGAAGAATTAAAAACTTACAATCCGGATTATTTTATAAATGATTTGATAGAAGTTATTGATTTAATCTAA
- a CDS encoding enoyl-CoA hydratase/isomerase family protein: MKTRNGFVKHETQNKIATITFYHPKSNSLPSGLLKEMIKIFTQLSVDENINVIILQSEGDKTFCSGASFDELIEINNFEDGKKFFMNFANLINSIRKCKKIVVGKIIGKVVGGGVGLVSVCDYTFATKESSLKLSELALGLGPFVVGPPIERKIGKEAFIEMSLDCEWRSADWAKQHGFYNEVFDLENLLDEKLKSFVQQLSERSPEALAQLKQIFWEGTDHWDKLLEQRAENSGKLVLSDFTKKFIQNFKKET; this comes from the coding sequence ATGAAAACACGAAACGGATTTGTAAAACACGAAACACAAAATAAAATTGCAACAATTACTTTCTATCATCCTAAAAGCAATTCTCTTCCCTCTGGATTACTTAAAGAAATGATAAAAATATTTACTCAACTTTCTGTTGATGAAAATATTAATGTAATAATTTTGCAAAGTGAAGGTGATAAAACTTTTTGTTCCGGCGCATCTTTCGATGAATTAATTGAAATAAATAATTTTGAAGACGGTAAAAAATTCTTCATGAATTTTGCAAACCTTATTAATTCAATTAGAAAATGTAAAAAAATTGTCGTCGGAAAAATTATTGGAAAAGTTGTAGGCGGCGGAGTTGGATTAGTTTCAGTCTGCGATTATACTTTTGCAACAAAAGAATCTTCATTAAAATTAAGTGAATTGGCTTTGGGTTTGGGTCCGTTTGTTGTTGGTCCACCGATTGAAAGAAAAATTGGAAAAGAAGCTTTTATAGAAATGTCTTTGGATTGTGAATGGCGTTCTGCTGATTGGGCAAAGCAACATGGCTTTTACAACGAAGTTTTTGATTTGGAAAATTTACTTGATGAAAAATTAAAAAGTTTTGTTCAACAATTAAGCGAAAGAAGTCCCGAAGCATTAGCTCAGTTAAAACAAATTTTTTGGGAAGGAACAGATCATTGGGATAAATTGTTAGAGCAAAGAGCAGAAAATAGCGGTAAGTTAGTTCTATCGGATTTCACAAAAAAATTTATTCAAAACTTCAAAAAGGAAACATAA
- a CDS encoding metallophosphoesterase: MSFAIKVILVLLSVFVLEFYFVKKVIASIKNLFPKISKKKLKIGKWIILTIVNIYPIIAIFAWVYVFINKIGYFQPPENIFFDYFVLYPFWVGTMIIVQSTLFFLIIEILSLIIALFLKNYNEKIKRTKTFLFFIIFVVAVIYVPSRIIYDYNTVEINEIKFTKENLPKSLEGFKIVFISDIQADRYTDEKRLSNYIEKVNSTNPDLILMAGDMITSTPDFIELSANQLSKLKSKYGIYTCVGDHDNWAYRGDNERSLNEVTNALSKVNIPMINNNKLYLGVGEANIEVTFVTNTYVETISDKVLDSLSTSNGKSDLRIFLTHQPREFLLEKAIEKKYDLFLAGHTHGGQITFLFPFYNLSPTMIETPYMRGEFNFGKTLMIVTKGLGMSLAPVRYNATPEISVIKLSKNYE; the protein is encoded by the coding sequence ATGTCATTTGCCATTAAAGTAATTCTTGTACTTCTTTCAGTTTTCGTTCTTGAATTTTATTTTGTAAAAAAAGTAATTGCTTCAATCAAAAATCTCTTTCCTAAAATTTCTAAAAAGAAATTAAAAATTGGCAAATGGATAATTTTAACAATTGTAAATATTTATCCAATAATTGCAATTTTTGCATGGGTTTATGTTTTCATCAATAAAATAGGGTACTTTCAGCCGCCGGAAAATATTTTCTTTGACTATTTTGTTCTTTATCCTTTTTGGGTTGGAACAATGATTATTGTTCAATCAACATTATTTTTTCTAATTATAGAAATTTTAAGTTTAATAATTGCTCTGTTTTTAAAAAATTATAATGAGAAAATTAAACGAACGAAAACATTTTTGTTCTTCATAATATTTGTCGTTGCGGTAATTTACGTTCCTTCAAGAATTATTTATGATTACAACACAGTTGAAATAAATGAAATCAAATTCACAAAAGAAAATTTACCTAAAAGTTTAGAGGGATTTAAAATTGTTTTTATTTCGGATATTCAAGCAGATAGATATACCGATGAAAAAAGATTATCAAATTATATTGAAAAAGTAAATTCAACCAATCCCGATTTAATTTTAATGGCTGGTGATATGATTACCAGCACGCCGGATTTTATTGAACTTTCTGCAAATCAATTAAGTAAACTGAAATCAAAATATGGAATTTACACTTGCGTTGGCGATCATGATAATTGGGCATACCGAGGCGATAATGAAAGAAGCTTGAACGAAGTTACAAATGCATTATCGAAAGTTAACATTCCAATGATCAATAACAACAAACTTTACTTGGGAGTTGGAGAAGCAAATATTGAAGTTACATTTGTTACAAATACTTATGTTGAAACCATAAGCGATAAAGTTTTGGATTCACTTTCAACCAGTAACGGAAAATCTGACTTAAGGATTTTTCTTACTCATCAACCAAGAGAATTTCTGCTGGAAAAAGCAATTGAAAAAAAATATGATTTATTTTTAGCCGGGCACACTCACGGCGGACAAATAACATTTCTGTTTCCGTTTTATAATCTTTCACCAACAATGATTGAAACTCCATATATGCGCGGTGAATTTAATTTTGGAAAAACATTAATGATTGTAACAAAAGGATTAGGAATGTCGCTTGCGCCGGTTAGGTATAACGCAACTCCGGAAATTTCGGTTATTAAACTTTCTAAAAACTATGAATAA